One genomic window of Desulfuromonas sp. AOP6 includes the following:
- a CDS encoding response regulator transcription factor gives MRVLLIEDDDRTADFVAKGYQQAGYAVDRAANGVDGLFMASHTPYDIAVIDIMLPRLDGLTVIEKLREQKLRLPIIVVSAKKSVDDRILGLQSGSDDYLVKPFAFSELLARTQALLRRVNQIAEPMTLQVDDLSMDVARRKVFRAGREIDLQHREFALLEYLMRNAGRVVSKAMIMEHVWDYNFDPETNVVESRICRLRDKIDRPFSRQLIHTVRGVGYLLEARG, from the coding sequence ATGAGAGTTCTGCTCATTGAGGATGACGATCGGACCGCCGACTTTGTCGCCAAGGGTTATCAACAAGCCGGGTACGCCGTGGATCGCGCCGCTAACGGGGTAGATGGACTGTTTATGGCCTCTCACACCCCTTACGACATCGCGGTGATCGATATTATGCTGCCCCGGTTGGACGGGTTGACGGTCATTGAAAAGCTCCGAGAACAAAAGCTCAGACTCCCCATTATCGTCGTGAGTGCGAAAAAGTCCGTCGACGACAGGATTCTGGGGCTTCAATCCGGCAGTGACGACTATCTGGTCAAACCCTTTGCCTTTTCTGAGCTGCTGGCTCGTACCCAGGCCTTGCTGCGTCGGGTCAATCAGATCGCTGAACCCATGACTCTCCAGGTCGACGACCTGTCGATGGACGTGGCCCGACGCAAGGTTTTTCGCGCCGGCCGCGAAATCGACCTGCAGCATCGGGAGTTTGCCCTGCTCGAATATCTGATGCGCAACGCAGGCCGGGTCGTTTCCAAGGCCATGATCATGGAGCACGTCTGGGATTATAATTTCGACCCCGAGACCAACGTGGTTGAGTCCCGCATCTGCCGCCTGCGCGATAAAATAGATCGTCCTTTTTCGCGACAGCTCATCCATACGGTGCGTGGCGTCGGCTACCTTCTCGAGGCCAGGGGGTAA
- a CDS encoding HAMP domain-containing sensor histidine kinase: MIRSLSVQLTLRFLVLFTFLFLTAFSFVYVHLRSTLHDKIDEKLTRDAFEVAETLRTEGLEEAIKEVHLEAEAEGVGRVFIRFFTPDLELIATSDLKAWPELSIKPRKPVAETGQLFDTLTLPGRHHQVRILHQGLEGGYLLQMGFLLKEDDRLLEDFRSIFATAFAIMLLGGALSGYLISKRAMKGVERIRQTADRIGQGDFSHRVELGKDGEEIENLGRAFNQMQDRIEVLIGELKDVTNNIAHDLRSPLTRIRGLAETTLTGRQELAEYRNMAGTIIEESDRMVGMVNTMLEIAETDAGLREIPKISVNLGDIVSDVGELFSTAAEDKGVELQVVVASASLCVQGDRPRLQRAVANLLDNAIKYTPVGGKVTIQAAAEGEQILIAIADTGIGIPAEEQKSIFNRFYRLDQSRSTPGAGLGLSLVQAVVRAHGGMVQVESEVGRGSVFTIRLPRKSM; this comes from the coding sequence ATGATACGCAGCCTGAGCGTCCAGCTGACCCTCCGTTTTCTGGTGCTTTTTACCTTCCTGTTTTTAACGGCCTTTTCCTTTGTCTATGTGCACCTGAGGTCAACCCTGCACGACAAGATCGATGAAAAACTTACCAGGGATGCTTTTGAAGTCGCTGAAACACTTCGGACGGAAGGTCTGGAAGAAGCGATCAAGGAAGTCCATCTTGAAGCGGAGGCCGAAGGGGTCGGCCGCGTCTTTATCCGTTTTTTTACGCCGGACCTGGAATTGATCGCGACTTCCGATTTGAAGGCATGGCCGGAGCTGAGCATCAAGCCCAGGAAACCGGTCGCGGAAACCGGGCAGCTGTTCGATACGCTCACCCTGCCCGGCAGACATCATCAGGTTCGTATTCTGCATCAGGGTCTTGAGGGAGGCTACCTCCTTCAGATGGGTTTTCTGCTGAAGGAGGATGATCGGCTGCTCGAAGACTTCCGCAGCATTTTTGCTACCGCATTTGCCATCATGCTCCTGGGAGGCGCTCTGTCCGGGTATCTAATCTCCAAGCGGGCCATGAAGGGAGTCGAACGGATCAGGCAGACCGCCGACCGGATCGGCCAGGGAGATTTCTCTCATCGGGTGGAGCTGGGCAAGGACGGCGAAGAGATCGAGAACCTGGGGCGGGCCTTCAACCAGATGCAGGATCGAATCGAGGTTCTCATCGGCGAATTGAAGGATGTCACCAACAATATCGCCCACGATTTGCGCAGTCCACTGACGAGGATCCGCGGTCTGGCCGAGACGACACTGACCGGGAGACAAGAGCTGGCCGAGTACCGGAATATGGCCGGGACCATCATCGAAGAGAGCGACAGGATGGTTGGCATGGTCAACACCATGCTCGAAATCGCCGAAACCGATGCCGGGCTTCGCGAGATCCCCAAAATATCCGTGAACCTAGGGGATATTGTCAGCGATGTCGGGGAGTTGTTTTCTACCGCGGCTGAGGATAAGGGCGTCGAGCTACAGGTTGTGGTCGCATCCGCGTCTTTATGTGTTCAGGGGGATCGACCGAGGCTGCAAAGGGCCGTCGCCAATCTCCTTGACAACGCAATTAAATATACCCCGGTGGGGGGAAAGGTGACTATCCAGGCCGCGGCGGAAGGGGAGCAGATTCTCATTGCCATCGCCGATACCGGCATCGGCATTCCGGCCGAAGAGCAAAAGTCGATTTTTAACCGGTTTTACCGGCTGGACCAGAGTCGCTCCACGCCTGGGGCCGGATTGGGGCTCAGTCTGGTCCAGGCGGTGGTCAGGGCGCACGGCGGAATGGTACAGGTTGAAAGCGAGGTTGGACGGGGAAGCGTCTTTACTATTAGACTGCCCAGGAAGTCAATGTAA
- a CDS encoding DUF302 domain-containing protein — protein MTYFFNKTVDTSFDQAIARVTEELAKEGFGILTEIDVQGTLKKKLDVDFRKYHILGACNPSFAYRALQTEAHIGTMLPCNVIVQEYEDGRVEVAAVDPLASMQAIDNTELIEIATKIRNKLQQVIDRL, from the coding sequence ATGACTTACTTTTTTAACAAAACAGTAGACACTTCTTTCGACCAAGCGATAGCCCGTGTTACTGAAGAACTGGCAAAAGAAGGATTTGGTATCCTGACCGAAATCGATGTCCAGGGAACACTGAAGAAGAAGCTTGATGTCGATTTCAGAAAATACCACATTCTCGGGGCTTGCAATCCGTCCTTTGCCTATCGGGCACTGCAAACTGAAGCCCATATTGGCACCATGCTCCCCTGCAACGTGATCGTCCAGGAATATGAGGACGGCCGGGTCGAGGTCGCCGCGGTCGATCCTCTCGCGTCGATGCAGGCGATCGACAATACCGAACTGATCGAGATCGCCACCAAGATTAGAAACAAGCTCCAACAGGTGATTGACAGGTTGTGA
- a CDS encoding 2-oxoacid:acceptor oxidoreductase subunit alpha has protein sequence MQPQTRFKNEISIVLAGEAGQGIQTIETVLTRTLKAAGLHVFATKEFMSRIRGGSNSTTIRAASSPVRAYAEEIDLCVLLDGDAYSWIQERITPDTLVIGDPAVYDHLDELIPLPLADLAKQVGEKIYANAVACGFVIGLLGLKSALLEKTLEELFGGNQEVLDKNLRASRLGLEQGEATAKEKEWFCDLQTNPQIAGQLFLNGSEAVGLGALTGGCNFIASYPMSPSTGVLQFLAKYAERFGLVVEQAEDEISAINMGLGSWYAGGRAMVSTSGGGFALMGEGLSLAGGIESPMVIHLAQRPGPATGLPTRTEQGDLDLALYAGHGEFPRMILAPGTLEEAFECARLAFDLADASQSPVFILTDQYLLDSSYNVPELPLPAEPDEHHIVETSADYRRYALTESGLSPRGIPGYGQGLVCVDSDEHDEAGFITEDAEVRAAMVDKRLRKFKGLRSEQTVKHHLFGPTDYRRLLVGWGSTRLAIEEALARVGDPETAFLYSPQVYPLSEQVQEHLQGAQSLIVIENNATGQFARLIQRETGRQADACWLQYNGRPFSVEALEHRLRQEVTS, from the coding sequence GTGCAACCGCAAACGAGGTTCAAAAACGAAATCAGCATTGTTCTCGCCGGCGAGGCCGGCCAGGGAATTCAGACTATTGAAACGGTATTGACCCGGACCCTGAAAGCTGCCGGTCTGCATGTGTTTGCCACCAAAGAATTTATGTCGCGGATCCGGGGCGGCAGCAATTCGACGACCATTCGGGCGGCGTCGAGTCCGGTACGGGCCTATGCCGAAGAGATTGACTTGTGCGTGCTGCTCGACGGCGACGCGTACTCGTGGATTCAAGAAAGGATTACGCCGGACACGCTGGTTATCGGTGACCCGGCAGTTTACGATCACCTCGACGAACTGATACCTCTGCCTCTGGCCGATCTGGCTAAACAGGTGGGTGAAAAGATCTATGCCAATGCGGTTGCCTGTGGTTTTGTCATCGGGCTGCTTGGACTAAAATCAGCGTTGCTTGAAAAGACCCTGGAAGAGCTGTTTGGCGGTAACCAGGAAGTTCTGGACAAGAATCTGCGGGCATCCAGGCTGGGCCTGGAGCAGGGAGAGGCCACCGCCAAAGAGAAAGAATGGTTTTGCGACCTCCAGACGAACCCTCAAATCGCGGGCCAGCTGTTCCTGAATGGTTCCGAAGCGGTAGGGCTCGGAGCCCTCACCGGCGGCTGCAATTTCATCGCCTCCTATCCCATGTCCCCTTCCACCGGGGTGCTGCAATTTCTGGCCAAATATGCCGAGCGGTTCGGCCTTGTGGTGGAGCAGGCCGAGGACGAGATCAGCGCCATCAATATGGGGCTCGGCAGCTGGTACGCCGGTGGCCGGGCCATGGTGAGCACCTCCGGCGGCGGTTTCGCTCTGATGGGGGAAGGGCTTAGCCTGGCCGGTGGCATCGAATCGCCCATGGTGATTCACTTGGCCCAGCGCCCTGGTCCGGCTACCGGACTGCCTACCCGTACCGAACAGGGCGATCTCGACCTGGCCCTGTATGCCGGCCACGGTGAATTCCCCAGGATGATCCTGGCTCCGGGGACCCTTGAAGAAGCCTTCGAATGTGCCCGCCTGGCTTTTGATCTCGCCGACGCCAGCCAGTCGCCCGTTTTCATCCTCACGGACCAGTACCTGCTCGACAGTTCCTACAACGTTCCGGAACTGCCCCTTCCTGCCGAACCGGATGAACACCACATTGTCGAAACGTCCGCCGACTACCGCCGCTACGCCCTGACCGAAAGCGGCCTCTCTCCACGAGGTATTCCCGGGTACGGGCAGGGGCTGGTCTGTGTCGACAGCGACGAGCACGACGAGGCCGGCTTTATTACGGAAGACGCTGAGGTGCGGGCCGCCATGGTCGACAAGCGGCTGCGAAAGTTCAAGGGGCTGCGGTCCGAACAAACGGTAAAGCACCACTTATTCGGACCGACAGATTATCGGCGCCTGCTGGTCGGTTGGGGCTCGACCCGGCTGGCCATCGAGGAGGCCCTGGCCCGGGTCGGCGACCCGGAGACGGCCTTTTTATACTCCCCCCAGGTCTACCCGCTCTCTGAGCAGGTCCAGGAGCACCTGCAAGGGGCACAGAGTCTGATCGTCATCGAAAACAACGCCACGGGGCAATTCGCCCGGCTCATCCAGCGGGAAACGGGACGCCAGGCCGATGCCTGTTGGCTGCAGTACAATGGACGACCTTTCAGCGTCGAAGCCCTGGAACACCGACTGCGTCAGGAGGTGACCTCATGA
- a CDS encoding thiamine pyrophosphate-dependent enzyme: MTTNMFVREGCDIAWCPGCGNFGILKLLTAAMAALELDQQQTVLVSGIGQAAKIPQYMQVHFFNGLHGRALPAATGIKASNPNLTVIAESGDGDMYGEGGNHFIHCIRRNPDLTNIVHNNMVYGLTKGQASPTSQRGFETPLQPAGVILEPFNPLAVAIALEASFVARAFVGHKEQTLDILQQAIRHRGYALVDLLQPCVSFNKLNTYQWFDENTAYLDENHDPNDRIQAFASALEEDPLRLGVFYRKEKPLFEDQLLGHKKEKKPLFQRQVNLEEIRRLVQEFNG, encoded by the coding sequence ATGACCACCAATATGTTTGTCCGAGAGGGATGCGACATCGCCTGGTGCCCCGGCTGCGGCAATTTCGGCATTCTCAAGCTGTTGACCGCTGCGATGGCTGCCCTGGAGTTGGATCAGCAGCAGACGGTGCTGGTCTCGGGAATTGGCCAGGCCGCTAAAATCCCCCAGTACATGCAGGTCCATTTTTTCAACGGACTGCACGGACGCGCCTTGCCGGCGGCGACAGGCATCAAGGCGAGCAATCCCAACCTGACGGTGATTGCCGAAAGCGGTGACGGCGATATGTATGGCGAGGGCGGCAACCATTTTATCCACTGTATCCGTCGAAATCCCGACCTGACCAACATCGTCCACAACAATATGGTTTACGGATTGACCAAAGGACAAGCCTCCCCCACCAGCCAACGCGGCTTTGAAACGCCGCTGCAACCGGCCGGCGTCATCCTGGAGCCGTTCAACCCGCTGGCCGTGGCCATCGCCCTCGAGGCCTCTTTTGTCGCTCGCGCCTTCGTCGGCCACAAAGAACAAACCCTCGATATTCTGCAGCAGGCCATCCGGCACCGGGGCTATGCCCTGGTCGATCTGCTGCAGCCCTGCGTATCTTTTAACAAACTCAACACCTACCAATGGTTCGACGAAAACACCGCCTATCTTGACGAAAACCATGACCCGAATGACCGCATCCAGGCCTTTGCCAGTGCTCTTGAAGAAGATCCTCTGCGGCTCGGCGTGTTCTACCGCAAGGAAAAACCCCTCTTCGAGGATCAGCTATTGGGTCACAAAAAGGAGAAAAAGCCGCTCTTCCAGCGACAGGTGAACCTGGAGGAAATCAGGAGACTGGTTCAGGAATTTAATGGATGA
- a CDS encoding ADP-ribosylglycohydrolase family protein, translating into MTDLSFQDRAKGALLGAVIGDAMGLGPHWYYDLEALRRDFGEWISDYTTPKAGRYHEGLKAGNLSQAGIILTLMMESLADCGTYEEEDFCRRLDEELFPLLDGTPAHGPGGYTSQSIREAWRRRVQQKLPWGQTGGHADTTEAIERTLALAVFYAGNPAALARTVASNTVLTQTDETVVSMTVAFGAVLGMLVQGHRLDAALSEKLMGLVKDGELPFHAVTAANLQPPRPGDPDPPRAGRFASPDALLSPSYMARAAADPDIRIEPAWKVSLVYGMPCAIYHQLPAAYYLAARFSDDFESAILHAVNGGGQNQARAMLTGALVGAQTGYTGIPTRFIDGLTEADRLCRLVQRIAHRAEGQAGRL; encoded by the coding sequence ATGACGGACCTTTCTTTTCAGGACAGAGCCAAGGGCGCCCTTCTGGGCGCCGTCATCGGCGACGCGATGGGGCTGGGCCCCCACTGGTACTACGATCTTGAAGCGTTGAGGCGCGATTTCGGTGAGTGGATATCGGATTACACGACGCCGAAAGCGGGCCGCTACCACGAAGGACTCAAAGCGGGGAATCTATCTCAGGCGGGGATTATCCTTACCCTGATGATGGAATCCCTGGCCGACTGCGGCACTTACGAGGAGGAGGATTTCTGCCGCCGGCTCGATGAAGAGCTTTTTCCTCTTCTCGATGGCACTCCGGCCCATGGACCGGGGGGATATACCAGCCAGTCGATCCGTGAAGCCTGGAGGAGGCGGGTCCAGCAGAAGCTCCCCTGGGGACAGACGGGTGGACACGCCGATACGACGGAGGCGATCGAACGAACACTCGCTCTTGCCGTCTTTTATGCCGGCAATCCGGCGGCCCTCGCCCGGACGGTAGCTTCCAATACGGTGTTGACGCAAACAGACGAGACCGTGGTGTCGATGACCGTAGCTTTCGGGGCGGTGCTGGGTATGCTCGTACAGGGGCACCGCCTCGACGCTGCCCTCTCCGAAAAACTGATGGGCCTTGTCAAGGACGGAGAGCTGCCTTTTCACGCCGTCACCGCCGCCAACCTGCAACCGCCCCGGCCCGGCGACCCCGATCCGCCCCGGGCCGGGCGTTTCGCCTCCCCCGATGCGCTGCTCTCCCCCTCCTACATGGCCCGGGCCGCCGCCGATCCCGACATCCGCATCGAACCCGCCTGGAAGGTCTCCCTCGTCTATGGGATGCCCTGCGCCATCTACCACCAGCTGCCGGCCGCCTACTATCTGGCGGCACGCTTCTCGGACGATTTCGAGTCCGCCATCCTGCATGCTGTCAACGGCGGCGGCCAAAACCAGGCCCGGGCCATGCTTACTGGGGCCTTGGTCGGTGCCCAGACCGGCTACACTGGTATCCCCACGCGCTTCATCGACGGACTGACGGAAGCTGACAGGCTCTGTCGCCTGGTGCAGAGGATAGCACACCGGGCTGAGGGCCAGGCCGGGCGGTTGTGA
- a CDS encoding DsrE family protein, whose amino-acid sequence MKQTFQRFAYQVSTIVITLVMLHVAGAPASAGEYAALKDVRGLNSVFDYSLGSAEAATTIFPAIKSVYEDKNVLALPARPKTVIVFHGNAVKLISTARKDLDEASRKTFDKVAEQIRQFKKDGVTLEVCMYAVNVLGVEPSTLMPEIDRVGNGFISVLGYQAQGYAVVTIQ is encoded by the coding sequence ATGAAACAGACATTCCAACGTTTTGCCTACCAGGTTTCGACCATCGTCATCACCCTGGTGATGCTCCACGTCGCCGGCGCTCCGGCCTCAGCCGGCGAATATGCAGCCCTTAAGGATGTCCGGGGTCTTAACTCCGTCTTCGACTACAGTCTGGGCTCGGCCGAGGCGGCTACCACCATCTTCCCTGCGATCAAGAGTGTTTATGAAGATAAGAATGTGCTCGCCCTGCCTGCACGCCCTAAAACCGTCATTGTCTTTCACGGCAACGCGGTGAAACTCATCTCCACGGCCCGCAAGGATCTTGATGAGGCCAGCCGCAAGACCTTCGACAAGGTCGCCGAACAGATCCGCCAATTCAAAAAAGACGGCGTCACCCTGGAAGTCTGCATGTACGCCGTCAATGTCCTCGGGGTTGAGCCCAGCACCCTCATGCCTGAAATTGACCGGGTCGGAAACGGTTTTATCTCCGTCCTGGGGTATCAGGCCCAAGGATACGCAGTGGTGACTATCCAATAA
- a CDS encoding SDR family oxidoreductase — protein MPSILITGANRGIGLELTRCFLGHNWKIFACCRTPESAEELNRLVSGKNDVRILRLDVTDEEQISQVAEELRNEPLDILFNNAGVKGPPGQDFGDTNVEEYLEVFRTNTLAPLKVAEAFVEQVAASDRKILACMGTLMGSLKENTSGGYYAYRSSKAALHMIVRGLAADLSARNILSVVFHPGWVRTRMGGDEAPLSVEDSAAGLTRVLLDLAPKDNGRFYDYSGVELPW, from the coding sequence ATGCCATCGATACTAATTACCGGAGCCAATCGCGGTATTGGCCTGGAACTGACCCGATGCTTCCTCGGACACAACTGGAAGATTTTCGCCTGTTGCAGAACCCCGGAAAGCGCCGAGGAGTTGAACCGCCTGGTGTCGGGGAAAAATGACGTTCGTATTCTTCGCCTCGATGTGACGGATGAAGAACAGATCTCCCAGGTGGCCGAAGAACTTAGAAATGAACCTCTTGATATCCTTTTCAACAATGCCGGCGTCAAAGGGCCGCCGGGCCAGGACTTTGGTGATACGAATGTCGAGGAGTACCTTGAGGTCTTTCGCACCAACACGTTGGCGCCGCTGAAGGTGGCGGAAGCTTTCGTTGAGCAGGTGGCCGCAAGTGATAGGAAGATTCTGGCGTGCATGGGCACCCTTATGGGAAGCCTGAAGGAAAATACCTCCGGGGGATATTACGCCTACCGCTCCTCCAAAGCAGCGCTGCATATGATCGTGAGGGGGTTGGCAGCCGATCTTTCGGCAAGAAACATTCTGTCGGTAGTTTTCCATCCCGGCTGGGTTCGCACACGCATGGGAGGGGATGAGGCCCCGTTAAGCGTGGAGGATAGCGCAGCCGGTTTGACCCGGGTGCTTTTGGATCTGGCCCCCAAAGATAACGGACGCTTCTATGACTATAGCGGGGTAGAGCTTCCCTGGTAG
- a CDS encoding sterol desaturase family protein: MWTSLISAAVLGTCIITLFLLERAFPLRQAKRALAGRLTVNLTFGIIAFATVSLIVRPVAEATLGWTSTNEFGLIRLHMIPDALRPVAAFLLMDLTFYWWHRANHRLPLLWRLHNVHHFDPDLDLSTTFRFHFGELAFSSAFRVVQIGLIGPSLATYLVYEVIFQLGTLFHHSNLRLPIRVERILVRFLVTPRMHGIHHSQVKEETNANYSTVFSFWDRLHRTVRLNVPQEAINIGIPGYAEPQDNRLGNSLLAPFRLQRDYWPREDGHGSRRTNATGKPGQLAP, translated from the coding sequence ATGTGGACATCGCTTATCAGCGCTGCGGTTCTCGGGACTTGCATCATCACGCTTTTTTTGCTGGAGCGGGCTTTCCCGCTTCGCCAAGCCAAACGAGCGCTGGCGGGACGTCTCACCGTCAACCTGACATTTGGGATCATCGCCTTTGCCACCGTGTCACTGATCGTGAGGCCTGTCGCCGAGGCAACCCTCGGCTGGACCAGTACCAACGAATTTGGGCTGATCCGGCTACACATGATTCCAGACGCGCTGCGGCCGGTTGCAGCCTTCTTACTAATGGATCTCACCTTCTACTGGTGGCACCGTGCCAATCATCGACTTCCGCTGTTATGGCGCCTTCACAATGTGCATCATTTTGACCCCGACCTGGATCTGTCGACCACCTTCCGCTTTCATTTCGGCGAGCTAGCCTTCTCCAGTGCTTTTCGGGTTGTTCAGATCGGACTGATCGGTCCCTCCCTGGCGACCTACCTGGTTTATGAGGTTATCTTTCAGCTCGGCACCCTATTTCATCACAGCAACCTGCGTCTGCCGATCCGGGTTGAACGAATACTGGTCCGGTTCCTCGTCACCCCGCGCATGCACGGCATCCATCATTCCCAGGTAAAAGAGGAAACCAACGCGAATTATTCCACCGTTTTCTCCTTCTGGGACCGGCTGCACCGTACCGTACGTCTCAACGTCCCTCAGGAAGCGATCAACATCGGCATTCCGGGATACGCCGAGCCGCAAGACAACCGTCTGGGCAACAGCCTGCTTGCACCGTTCCGGTTGCAGCGTGATTACTGGCCGCGAGAAGACGGCCATGGGTCCAGACGAACCAACGCTACGGGAAAGCCCGGACAATTGGCGCCGTAA
- a CDS encoding ATP-binding protein yields the protein MVEFEGEFRFCAGFQENWKTCKRCSNPCNCGFYGDSLRECSCTPVMIQRYRSRLSGPLLDRIDLHVEVPRVAHKDLADPVDAEPSSSIRDRVNAARRRQRERLARFGLYANAQMQARHIRKFCQVDEQGHQLLEMVTDRLGLSARSYARILKVARTIADLAGEENIRQPHLAEAVQYRGLDRKPM from the coding sequence GTGGTTGAATTTGAAGGGGAATTTCGATTTTGTGCGGGGTTTCAGGAGAATTGGAAAACTTGTAAAAGATGTTCAAACCCCTGCAACTGTGGCTTTTACGGAGACTCCCTACGGGAATGTTCCTGCACCCCCGTCATGATCCAACGCTACCGCAGCCGCCTGTCCGGTCCCTTGCTCGATCGCATCGACCTGCACGTGGAAGTCCCCCGCGTCGCCCACAAGGACCTGGCCGACCCTGTCGATGCCGAGCCTTCGTCGTCCATACGCGACCGGGTCAACGCCGCCCGCCGCCGGCAACGCGAGCGCCTGGCCCGCTTCGGCCTGTACGCCAACGCCCAAATGCAGGCTCGCCATATCCGCAAGTTCTGTCAGGTCGACGAACAGGGCCACCAACTCCTGGAGATGGTCACCGACCGCCTGGGCCTTTCGGCCCGCTCCTACGCCCGTATTCTCAAGGTGGCGAGAACCATCGCCGACCTGGCCGGCGAAGAAAACATCCGGCAGCCTCACCTGGCCGAAGCGGTGCAGTACCGGGGACTCGACCGGAAGCCGATGTGA
- a CDS encoding helix-turn-helix transcriptional regulator — MNIFYKFSNSPETPHKIEIPLQIQPPEELTQDPITLGDHMRRRRLELGLYQKDVAIQIGVTSSTIWNWENGWSSIALGYMPKIINFLGYNPLPHPEGLMERLAWYRQVKGLTLEQLGAEMGRNPEQLSDWLSGRHKPCRRNRGEVERFLDDRFEKMVSTSRANV, encoded by the coding sequence TTGAACATCTTTTACAAGTTTTCCAATTCTCCTGAAACCCCGCACAAAATCGAAATTCCCCTTCAAATTCAACCACCTGAAGAACTCACCCAAGACCCCATCACCCTCGGCGATCACATGCGTCGCCGCCGATTAGAGCTTGGATTGTACCAAAAAGATGTCGCAATTCAGATCGGTGTGACTTCCTCAACAATTTGGAATTGGGAGAATGGCTGGTCGTCCATAGCATTGGGGTACATGCCGAAAATTATCAATTTCCTCGGCTATAATCCCCTCCCTCACCCCGAGGGCCTGATGGAAAGGCTGGCTTGGTACAGGCAGGTCAAAGGACTCACGTTAGAACAACTTGGTGCTGAGATGGGCCGTAACCCCGAGCAGTTGTCCGACTGGTTGAGCGGACGCCACAAACCTTGCCGGCGTAACCGGGGGGAGGTTGAGCGATTTTTAGACGATCGATTTGAGAAGATGGTTTCCACCTCCAGAGCCAATGTTTGA
- a CDS encoding TetR/AcrR family transcriptional regulator, protein MMRVSQKNETRGNILTASVRLFARYGYDGVSMRQLAAEVGVQPAALYYYFPDKQKLYLAVMEFALRDGTTEATAMLHEAKPPLVRLKNFCITMINTLSANPDLVQLLQRERLTDDQNRTELLYEEVFSKPFEALVETVKEMEPNQDPLLMAISVVGLINFYLELKPVRRFMPGWRPEHEWPETLSLHVARLLKKIFSKQEASRRGGVMELW, encoded by the coding sequence ATGATGCGCGTCAGCCAGAAAAATGAAACGCGGGGGAATATCCTTACGGCTTCAGTGCGCCTATTTGCGAGATATGGCTACGATGGTGTTTCAATGCGTCAGCTTGCGGCCGAGGTCGGGGTCCAGCCCGCCGCGTTGTACTACTATTTCCCAGACAAACAGAAACTGTATCTCGCGGTCATGGAGTTCGCTCTGAGAGACGGCACAACGGAGGCGACTGCGATGCTGCACGAGGCCAAGCCCCCCTTGGTCCGGCTGAAAAATTTCTGCATCACCATGATCAATACGCTCTCGGCCAATCCTGATCTGGTGCAGCTTCTTCAGCGTGAACGCCTGACGGATGATCAGAACCGTACGGAACTGCTGTACGAGGAGGTCTTCTCAAAACCATTCGAGGCCTTGGTCGAAACAGTCAAGGAGATGGAGCCCAATCAGGACCCGTTGTTGATGGCCATTTCGGTCGTCGGACTGATCAACTTCTATCTTGAATTAAAGCCGGTGCGACGATTCATGCCGGGCTGGCGGCCCGAGCATGAATGGCCGGAAACCCTATCCTTGCACGTGGCGAGACTGCTGAAAAAAATCTTTTCCAAGCAGGAAGCTAGTCGTCGAGGAGGCGTCATGGAACTATGGTAG